A region of the Ranitomeya variabilis isolate aRanVar5 chromosome 5, aRanVar5.hap1, whole genome shotgun sequence genome:
aatgtcgtcctgaggtaaatcctctcctgctcatcacctgattataatcctggaatctctctgctgtttctggacgTTTCTGCTTTTCTTCTGTAAAGGTTgcagttttcaggtcgtctgatataaggagaTTATTAGCAGCTGTGGTaacatccagtaatatgtctgcaggactcaccacatagatcccgctccttatacctgatattacgtcacataatgtgtgtaatgtgtgtgagatcacagacacatccaggtcatctccatcatggggctgttcatcatgtcctcctgtgtcctcatcacctccctcctcctcaggatcacacaagtcaccggtgtctggttcctgtaagacagtcagtggatccgtcatgttacacagctcctcaatgtgcctcatcttcctggacagctcgtccttctttatttccagcttctggatcagagcagacagtgacagtgactcttccttttcctgcctggagatgtcactcaggaccttcttctccaggtcgtccacccgtctcctgatgtctgtacacagggcagTGACTCTCTCGGCTTCTCCAGCTGCTTTTTCTTGAGCTTTTCTCCTCCGCTCCTCCAGACTTCGGACTCTTTCCTCAGTCTCTTCTCTCTTTGTGATCAGTTTCTGCAGAACATTTCTcagtttcttcctcttcttctcagAGGCCTCCTCCAGCATCTCCACCCGGTGTCCCCGATGCTCCCCAGTcaaactgcaggacacacagatacaagcagcgtcctcggtgcagtaatattccaggatcttcttatggacagaacatttccttttctccagagaagtgctgggatcagtgaggacgtgttctggtgatttgctgtgaaccctcaggtgtttatcacacagagaagcctcacagagtagacaggatctaacagcaggtaccggagagtccacacagtaagtgcagcagatcccggtgatctcctTTTGTTCTTGCTGAGAAATCAGGAAACGTTCAGCTATACTATGGAGATTTATGTTCCTCATCAGTGCCGGCCGCACCTGAAACTCTTCTCTGCAttcaggacaggaataaactccagacctgtcctgtgtatccagcacacgaccaatacagacccggcagaagttgtgtccacatctcagcatTACAGGATCTGTATAAGTGCTCAGACAGATGGAGCAGAGCAGCTCGTCTCTCAGATCAATAGACGCCATGGCTGATGGAAGAAGAGAGAAAATAAACTACAATTATTTAATACTCAGAAAGCAAAGTTCAGGTTCAGCTATGTAGACACAGGAAAAATTATAACAGGTATTCAGTCCTCTATATATGATGTACTATGATGTACAGGGCCGGTATCAGCACCCGGCGCacgcgggcaagtgccggggccctgagcaggtggaGGGTCTCACTCACCATCGGGGTCACTGGCGTGCTATGGGGGCCCGATCCCCCGCTTCTTGCTCCAGGCCCCGAGATTTGCCATACTCGCCTCTCCCTGTTTCTGGGCTGCGGTGTCTTCCGTCCTCTGACTGCGATGTTTCAGgtgagagggcgcgatgatgtgattagtgtgcaccctctgcctgaacagtcacggcgcagagagccagaagacgccGAGGAGTCGGACAGTGTCGAgaggtgaatattttttttcttttttttaacccctttacccccaaaggtggtttgcatgttaatgactgggccaatttttacaattctgaccactgtccctttctgacattgttttctcgtgacatattgtacttcatgacagtggtaacatttccttaatatgacttgcaattatt
Encoded here:
- the LOC143777041 gene encoding E3 ubiquitin/ISG15 ligase TRIM25-like, which gives rise to MASIDLRDELLCSICLSTYTDPVMLRCGHNFCRVCIGRVLDTQDRSGVYSCPECREEFQVRPALMRNINLHSIAERFLISQQEQKEITGICCTYCVDSPVPAVRSCLLCEASLCDKHLRVHSKSPEHVLTDPSTSLEKRKCSVHKKILEYYCTEDAACICVSCSLTGEHRGHRVEMLEEASEKKRKKLRNVLQKLITKREETEERVRSLEERRRKAQEKAAGEAERVTALCTDIRRRVDDLEKKVLSDISRQEKEESLSLSALIQKLEIKKDELSRKMRHIEELCNMTDPLTVLQEPDTGDLCDPEEEGGDEDTGGHDEQPHDGDDLDVSVISHTLHTLCDVISGIRSGIYVVSPADILLDVTTAANNLLISDDLKTATFTEEKQKRPETAERFQDYNQVMSRRGFTSGRHYWDVEISRSRDWRVGMCYPSTDRRGDQSRIGDNNKSWCLWRFDYDDDEYSVVHDSDMMWLPHQISSDRFRICLDYEAGQLSFYELCDPIRHLDTFTAAFSEPLHAVLWVCGGSIKISEGEAVRSRKRRRICLENGDIIG